The DNA region AGACCATCCAGAACTCGGTCACGGTCAGCGGGACCGCTTGCCCGTTCCAGCTCGCACGCAGGGCCTCGCCGTCGAGCTCCAGCGCGCCGTGCCGAATGATCTGGGGGCGCCGACTGTCGTCATCGGCCGCATCGATTCGTCGGAACAGGGCCACGATGCGGGCCAGCAGGTGCTGGGTGGAGATGTCCTTGGTCAGGTAGTCATCGGCACCCAGGCGCAGGCCGGAGACGGCATCCAGGTCGGAGTCTCGGGCGGTCAGAAAGATGATCGGCAGCGTCTTCGAGCGCGATCGCAACTGGCGGCAGAGCTCGAACCCGCCTTCCGGTTCGTCGCCCAGGCCTATGTCGATGATCACCAGGTCGGGCAGGGGGCCGGCAAAGGCTTCCTCGGCCTGCGGGCGATCAGCATATCCGCGCGTGGTGAATCCATAGCGTTCCAGCGCCTCGCGGTAGTTGTCGCGAAGCGTGGCTTCATCCTCGACGATGGCAATGACGCGCGCGGTCATGAAAGTGGCTGGATGGAAACAGGCAGGAACGGGCTGCCACAAGTTTGCCACATCCTCTCCCCGAATTGCCATCGTCGTGACGGCGTGATGCCCGGCCGGACCGTTTCAATGACACCCAACACAACAACGTATAGGAGTCACTGAAATGAAAAGCTGTGCGGTCATCATTCTGCTGATGATTCTGGGATCGGTTAGCGTCAACACATGGGCCGTGCCGGCCAGGAGTGCCGATATGGCCCTGGGCATACCGGAGTTTGCGCTGCAATCGCCGGCGACGGCTTCGGTTCACGACTCTTCCGGTGATTTCGCGACGCCCGGACAGGCTCTTAAGAGTCCATCGGAAGACGGGATGGACGGCTTCGAGACACTGGTGCGCTCGGCCGTGTCCCTGTTGCTGGTTGCGCTGCTGTTTCTGGGTCCCAGGCAGGACCTGGAGGAGGTACAGCAATGACCACCTTGACGATCGATGAACTGAGTCGCCAGCGTCGTCGCCAGATGGGACTGTCGCCAGGAATGACGCACCTGCCACCGGGCTGGCCGGTCGATGGAGCGGGTTTTCTCACGCCGGTGATCGAACAATGGGATAATGACAGGTCGAAGAATCGCCAATGTCCGGAGTCT from Wenzhouxiangella sp. AB-CW3 includes:
- the pdsR gene encoding proteobacterial dedicated sortase system response regulator yields the protein MTARVIAIVEDEATLRDNYREALERYGFTTRGYADRPQAEEAFAGPLPDLVIIDIGLGDEPEGGFELCRQLRSRSKTLPIIFLTARDSDLDAVSGLRLGADDYLTKDISTQHLLARIVALFRRIDAADDDSRRPQIIRHGALELDGEALRASWNGQAVPLTVTEFWMVYALASRSGHVRSRGQLMEAASLVVDDTTVTSHIKRIRRKFQALDGQFEALETVHGAGYRWTS